The Rubrobacter naiadicus genome contains a region encoding:
- a CDS encoding acetate uptake transporter, translating to MVRDETAGRTARENPPAAPIGDPAPLGLAAFALTTFLLSLVNAGLLPSGGVQVVLPLALFYGGMGQLLAGMWEFRNNNTFGATAFSSYGAFWLAFAALETFYAGKIPASDLSLVVGWFLIAWGIFTAYMFFGSMRVTTAVMVVFLLLTLTFFLLGIGELAGSAGISKVGGYVGILTAIAAWYTSAAGVVNSVSGRVVLPVGPRT from the coding sequence ATGGTGCGGGACGAGACGGCGGGACGCACGGCGCGGGAGAACCCGCCGGCGGCCCCGATCGGGGATCCCGCGCCGCTCGGGCTCGCTGCGTTCGCGCTCACCACGTTTCTGCTCAGCCTCGTCAACGCGGGGCTCCTTCCCTCCGGAGGGGTGCAGGTGGTCCTGCCGCTCGCGCTCTTCTACGGAGGAATGGGCCAGCTTCTGGCCGGGATGTGGGAGTTCAGGAACAACAACACCTTCGGGGCCACGGCGTTCAGCTCTTACGGAGCGTTCTGGCTCGCGTTCGCCGCGCTGGAGACGTTCTATGCCGGCAAGATACCGGCCTCGGACCTCTCGCTGGTCGTAGGGTGGTTCCTCATAGCGTGGGGCATCTTCACCGCGTACATGTTCTTCGGTTCCATGCGGGTTACCACCGCCGTGATGGTGGTCTTCCTTCTCCTGACGCTGACCTTCTTCCTGCTCGGCATCGGCGAGCTCGCGGGCTCGGCCGGCATCTCCAAGGTCGGCGGGTACGTGGGGATTCTCACGGCGATAGCGGCCTGGTACACCTCGGCGGCGGGGGTCGTCAACTCCGTCTCCGGTCGTGTAGTGTTGCCCGTGGGACCCAGGACCTGA
- a CDS encoding OsmC family peroxiredoxin produces the protein MPSAQRRAEVRWRGSLTGGSGSLNLASSRVMGETPVTWASRTESPDGKTSPEELIAAAHASCYAMALSNVLAESGHEPEELEVSAEVTFDVGQVRITRSALEVRGRVPGLDEAGFREAAQKAEGGCPVSNALRNNVEITLDASLL, from the coding sequence ATGCCCTCTGCACAGCGGCGCGCGGAGGTCAGATGGAGAGGAAGCCTGACGGGAGGTTCCGGGAGCCTGAACCTGGCGAGCAGCAGGGTGATGGGGGAGACACCAGTTACCTGGGCCTCGCGCACCGAGAGCCCCGACGGCAAGACCTCGCCCGAGGAGCTGATAGCCGCCGCACACGCCAGCTGCTACGCGATGGCCCTCTCCAACGTTCTCGCCGAGAGCGGACACGAACCCGAGGAGCTCGAAGTCAGCGCCGAGGTCACCTTCGATGTAGGCCAGGTCAGGATAACGAGATCCGCCCTCGAAGTGCGCGGACGCGTGCCCGGCCTGGACGAAGCCGGATTCAGGGAGGCCGCGCAGAAGGCCGAGGGTGGATGCCCGGTCTCGAACGCCCTCAGAAACAACGTCGAGATAACCCTGGACGCCTCCCTCCTCTGA
- the acs gene encoding acetate--CoA ligase, translating to MTEEKTIEALLEERRTFPPPEEFAARANVNDPAVYERAERDPEGFWAEFARELHWFKEWDKVLDDSEAPFYKWFVGGRLNVSYNCLDYQVERGRGDKRAIVWEPDEPGEEGRALTYSELLAEVKKFANVLKSLGVGKGDTVAIYMPMIPELPIAMLACARIGAPHSVVFGGFSANSLRGRINDCEAKVVITADAGRRGGKRVPLKENADKALEDAPSVEHMIVVRRTGDEVPMQEGRDLWYHELMAEADPECPAEEMDAEDLLYILYSSGSTGRPKGIVHTTGGYLTFVYATTKWVMDIKDDDVYWCTADIGWVTGHSYIVYGPLANGATSLMFEGTPTYPAPDRYWEIVEKYGVTICYTSPTTIRSLMKEGRQWPEKHDLSSLRLLGTVGEPINPRAWVWFHEFVGGGRCPIVDTWWQTETGGHMITPLPGITTTKPGSATKPFPGIGADIYDEEGRPIEGSGGGYLVLTRPWPGMLRTLYKDPQRYQETYWSRFPGVYFTGDGAKRDEDGYYWIIGRVDDVINVSGHRISTWEVESALVSHEKVSEAAVVGRPDEQKGQAIFAYVTLEGDLEGSDELKKELRQHVREVIGPIATPDDMVFTSALPKTRSGKIMRRILRAVAQGSTDFGDTTTLADPGVVEELRRQANSQT from the coding sequence ATGACCGAAGAGAAGACTATAGAGGCATTACTGGAGGAGAGGAGGACCTTCCCCCCGCCGGAGGAGTTCGCCGCGCGGGCCAACGTCAACGACCCCGCGGTCTACGAGCGGGCCGAGCGTGACCCGGAGGGCTTCTGGGCGGAGTTCGCCCGCGAGCTGCACTGGTTCAAAGAATGGGACAAAGTCCTCGACGACTCGGAGGCCCCCTTCTACAAGTGGTTCGTCGGGGGCAGGCTCAACGTCTCGTACAACTGCCTCGACTACCAGGTCGAGCGGGGCCGGGGGGACAAGCGGGCGATAGTCTGGGAGCCGGACGAGCCCGGCGAGGAGGGACGCGCGCTCACCTACTCCGAGCTTCTCGCCGAGGTGAAGAAGTTCGCCAACGTGCTCAAGAGCCTCGGGGTCGGGAAGGGGGATACGGTCGCGATCTACATGCCGATGATCCCCGAGCTCCCGATCGCCATGCTCGCCTGCGCCCGCATCGGCGCCCCGCACTCGGTGGTCTTCGGCGGGTTCTCGGCCAACTCGCTGCGCGGCAGGATCAACGACTGCGAGGCCAAGGTCGTCATCACCGCCGACGCCGGGCGCCGGGGCGGCAAACGTGTCCCGCTGAAGGAGAACGCGGACAAAGCCCTCGAGGACGCTCCGTCCGTCGAGCACATGATCGTCGTGCGGCGCACCGGGGACGAGGTTCCGATGCAGGAGGGGCGGGACCTCTGGTACCACGAGCTCATGGCCGAAGCCGACCCCGAGTGCCCGGCGGAGGAGATGGACGCGGAGGATCTCCTCTACATCCTCTACTCCTCGGGCTCGACCGGGCGTCCTAAAGGGATCGTGCACACCACGGGCGGCTATCTCACCTTCGTCTACGCCACGACCAAGTGGGTGATGGACATAAAGGACGACGACGTCTACTGGTGCACGGCGGACATCGGCTGGGTCACCGGGCACTCGTACATCGTCTACGGACCGCTCGCCAACGGGGCGACGAGCCTGATGTTCGAGGGGACGCCCACCTACCCGGCACCGGACCGCTACTGGGAGATAGTCGAGAAGTACGGGGTGACGATCTGCTACACCTCCCCGACCACGATCCGCTCGCTGATGAAAGAGGGCAGGCAGTGGCCCGAGAAGCATGACCTCTCCTCGCTGAGGCTGCTCGGGACGGTGGGTGAGCCGATCAACCCGCGGGCCTGGGTCTGGTTCCACGAGTTCGTCGGCGGCGGGCGCTGCCCGATCGTGGACACCTGGTGGCAGACGGAGACCGGCGGGCACATGATCACGCCGCTGCCCGGCATCACCACCACCAAGCCCGGCAGCGCGACAAAGCCCTTCCCCGGCATAGGAGCCGACATCTACGATGAGGAGGGACGGCCGATAGAGGGCTCCGGCGGCGGTTATCTGGTCCTCACCCGCCCCTGGCCGGGGATGTTGCGCACCCTGTACAAGGACCCGCAGCGCTACCAGGAGACCTACTGGTCGCGCTTCCCGGGGGTGTACTTCACCGGGGACGGGGCCAAGCGCGACGAGGACGGCTACTACTGGATCATCGGCCGCGTCGACGACGTCATAAACGTCAGCGGGCACCGCATCTCCACCTGGGAGGTCGAGAGCGCGCTGGTCTCCCACGAGAAGGTCTCCGAGGCCGCCGTCGTCGGGCGCCCCGACGAGCAGAAGGGGCAGGCGATCTTCGCCTACGTCACGCTCGAGGGCGACCTGGAGGGCTCCGACGAGCTAAAGAAGGAGCTGCGCCAGCACGTCCGCGAGGTGATAGGCCCGATCGCCACCCCCGACGACATGGTCTTCACCAGCGCCCTCCCGAAGACGAGAAGCGGCAAGATCATGCGCCGCATCCTGCGCGCCGTCGCCCAGGGCTCAACGGACTTCGGGGACACCACCACGCTCGCCGATCCGGGCGTGGTGGAGGAGCTGCGCAGGCAGGCCAACAGCCAGACCTGA